The following coding sequences lie in one Variovorax terrae genomic window:
- a CDS encoding mandelate racemase/muconate lactonizing enzyme family protein yields the protein MKIVDIREKTIPISSPIRNAYIDFSKMTLSLVAVITDVVRDGKPVVGYGFNSNGRYGQGKLMRERFIPRVMEAKPESLLDDSGNNLDPHRIWAAMFTNEKPGGHGERSVAIGTIDMAVWDAVAKIEGKPLFQLLADRYGNGQPDRRIFVYAAGGYYYPGQDHGKLKDEMRSYIDRGYTVVKKKIGGASLDEDLRRIDSILSVLQDGQKLCVDANGRFDLDTAIAYAKALSQYDLFWYEEAGDPLDFELQATLRNYYKNPMATGENLFSMQDARNLIRYGGMRADRDWLQFDCALSYGLVEYLRTLDMLKEHGWSASRCIPHGGHQMSLNIAAGLGLGGNESYPDLFQPFGGFPDGVKVENGHVTLPDLPGIGFEDKADLYREMQALSA from the coding sequence ATGAAGATCGTCGACATCCGCGAGAAAACCATCCCCATCAGCTCCCCCATCCGCAATGCCTACATCGACTTCAGCAAGATGACGCTGAGCCTGGTGGCCGTCATCACCGACGTCGTGCGCGATGGCAAGCCGGTGGTCGGCTACGGCTTCAATTCCAACGGCCGCTATGGCCAGGGCAAGCTGATGCGCGAGCGCTTCATTCCCCGCGTGATGGAGGCGAAGCCCGAGTCGCTGCTGGACGATAGCGGCAACAACCTCGATCCGCACAGGATCTGGGCCGCGATGTTCACCAACGAGAAGCCCGGCGGCCACGGCGAGCGCTCCGTGGCCATCGGCACCATCGACATGGCGGTGTGGGATGCCGTGGCCAAGATCGAGGGCAAGCCCTTGTTCCAGCTGCTGGCGGACCGCTACGGCAACGGCCAGCCCGACCGCAGGATTTTTGTCTATGCCGCTGGCGGCTACTACTACCCGGGCCAGGACCACGGCAAGCTCAAGGACGAGATGCGCAGCTACATCGACCGCGGCTACACCGTGGTCAAGAAGAAGATCGGCGGCGCCTCGCTGGACGAAGACCTGCGCCGCATCGATTCGATCCTGAGCGTACTGCAGGACGGGCAGAAGCTGTGCGTGGACGCCAACGGCCGCTTCGACCTGGACACGGCCATCGCCTATGCCAAGGCGCTCTCGCAGTACGACCTGTTCTGGTACGAGGAGGCGGGCGACCCGCTGGACTTCGAGCTGCAGGCCACGCTGCGCAACTACTACAAGAACCCCATGGCAACGGGCGAGAACCTGTTCTCCATGCAGGACGCGCGCAACCTGATCCGCTACGGCGGCATGCGTGCGGACCGGGACTGGTTGCAGTTCGACTGCGCTTTGAGCTACGGCCTGGTGGAATACCTGCGCACGCTGGACATGCTCAAGGAACACGGCTGGTCGGCCAGCCGCTGCATTCCCCACGGCGGCCACCAGATGTCGCTCAACATCGCGGCGGGCCTGGGCCTGGGCGGCAACGAAAGCTACCCCGACCTGTTCCAGCCGTTCGGCGGCTTCCCCGACGGCGTGAAGGTGGAGAACGGCCACGTCACCTTGCCGGATCTGCCGGGCATCGGCTTCGAAGACAAGGCCGACCTGTACCGGGAGATGCAGGCGCTTTCAGCTTGA
- a CDS encoding LysR family transcriptional regulator: protein MTPMNFSWLEDFLALAASGNFSRAAEERHMTQPAFSRRVRALEEWVGTELFDRTSQPATLTPAGEWFRTSAHDLLARVARVPGEARAVAEAHSTTLRFAATHALSFTFMPGWLRALEQRTRVGPVSLVSDVLQRCEAMLLHSQVQFVLCHAHPQAPGELQAQDYPSVCVGNDVLVPVSAPGADGAARHSLSPASASAPVPILSYSPESGIGQILREVRGPALAHSATHNVFTAHLASVLRTMALDGRGIAWLPQTLIADDLASGRLVEAAPDGRIAVELRLFRDRAPLGQAGEEFWTAVCAG, encoded by the coding sequence ATGACCCCGATGAATTTCTCCTGGCTTGAGGACTTTCTGGCGCTGGCGGCGAGCGGAAACTTCTCGCGCGCCGCGGAGGAACGGCACATGACGCAGCCGGCCTTCAGCCGGCGCGTGCGCGCGCTGGAGGAATGGGTGGGCACCGAGCTGTTCGACCGCACCAGCCAACCCGCCACCTTGACGCCCGCCGGTGAATGGTTTCGCACCAGCGCGCACGACCTGCTGGCGCGCGTGGCGCGGGTACCGGGCGAGGCGCGCGCCGTGGCCGAGGCACACTCGACGACCCTGCGCTTTGCCGCCACGCACGCGCTGTCCTTCACCTTCATGCCGGGCTGGCTGCGGGCGCTCGAGCAGCGCACCCGCGTGGGGCCGGTCAGCCTGGTGTCCGACGTGCTGCAGCGCTGCGAGGCGATGCTGCTGCACAGCCAGGTCCAGTTCGTGCTGTGCCACGCGCACCCCCAGGCCCCCGGCGAACTGCAGGCCCAGGACTACCCTTCCGTCTGCGTCGGCAACGACGTCCTCGTGCCGGTGTCGGCACCGGGCGCTGATGGCGCCGCCCGCCATTCGCTGTCACCGGCCAGCGCGTCGGCGCCGGTGCCGATCCTGAGCTACAGCCCGGAGTCGGGCATCGGGCAGATCCTGCGCGAGGTGCGGGGCCCGGCACTGGCGCACTCCGCAACGCACAACGTCTTCACCGCGCATCTGGCTTCGGTGCTGCGAACCATGGCGCTGGACGGGCGCGGCATCGCCTGGCTGCCGCAGACATTGATTGCCGACGACTTGGCCAGCGGCCGCCTGGTCGAGGCGGCGCCGGACGGACGCATCGCCGTGGAACTGCGCCTGTTCCGCGACCGCGCGCCGCTGGGCCAGGCGGGTGAGGAATTCTGGACAGCCGTGTGCGCCGGGTAA
- a CDS encoding enoyl-CoA hydratase-related protein: MNHSSYETLAFSQDGAVLTVKLNRPQTLNAVSSQLHTELSRVFADIAADSTVDAVVLTGEGRAFSAGGDLEWFRTITGPQLDTLFVEARKIIVDLVDLPQPIIAAVNGAAAGLGATLALFCDVVYVAEGAKIADPHVRVGITAGDGGAAIWPLLVGPARAKEYLMTGDSLTATEAERIGLVNKVLPASEVLPAAQALAKRLAQGSRPAVRSTKLSVNKLVRDAVSLVLDTSLALEKECFGTPFHKQAIEAFSKKP; this comes from the coding sequence ATGAACCACTCTTCCTACGAGACCCTGGCCTTCAGCCAGGATGGCGCCGTCCTGACGGTCAAGCTGAATCGCCCGCAAACGCTCAATGCCGTCAGCAGCCAGCTGCACACGGAGCTGTCGCGCGTGTTCGCGGATATCGCCGCTGACAGCACCGTCGATGCGGTGGTGCTGACGGGCGAAGGCCGCGCCTTCTCCGCCGGCGGCGACCTGGAGTGGTTCCGCACCATCACCGGGCCGCAGCTCGACACGCTGTTCGTCGAGGCCCGCAAGATCATCGTGGACCTGGTCGATCTGCCGCAGCCCATCATCGCGGCCGTGAACGGCGCCGCTGCCGGCCTGGGGGCCACGCTGGCGCTGTTCTGCGACGTGGTCTACGTGGCCGAGGGCGCCAAGATCGCCGACCCGCACGTGCGCGTCGGCATCACCGCCGGTGACGGCGGCGCGGCCATCTGGCCGCTGCTGGTGGGGCCGGCTCGCGCCAAGGAGTACCTCATGACGGGCGACAGCCTCACGGCCACCGAGGCCGAGCGCATCGGCCTGGTCAACAAGGTGCTGCCCGCCAGCGAGGTGCTGCCCGCGGCCCAGGCGCTGGCGAAACGGCTGGCACAGGGCTCCCGCCCCGCCGTCCGATCGACCAAGCTGTCGGTGAACAAGCTGGTGCGCGATGCCGTGAGCCTGGTGCTGGATACCTCGCTGGCGTTGGAGAAAGAGTGCTTCGGCACGCCGTTCCACAAGCAGGCCATCGAGGCCTTCAGCAAGAAGCCGTAG
- a CDS encoding Bug family tripartite tricarboxylate transporter substrate binding protein: protein MNIYRRQLISMLPGAAAAACLGPALSTLACADEPVRLVIPFPAGGVTDAVGRKVADGLRELWGTMVLVENRGGGSGIVAANAVKGVPADGRTLFFGYAGTHAANASLFKNLPYNPVADFTPIGMIADTALLILASASAPYKDLAGLIAYAKANPGKLSFATTGIGSPSHLALEWLKAREGLSITSVPYTSSLAQLVPDLISGRTDGYFAAPLGVTQHMKTGKLRALALTADARLPGLEEVPTTAEAGLPGFLYSSWFGLLAAGKIPAAKAKAEAMSKDLQTVIRSAAFRQWCQERFMRPLPTTGAEFASFMAKETEFLRQIIVTAKVTLD from the coding sequence ATGAATATCTACCGCAGACAACTGATCTCGATGCTGCCCGGCGCCGCCGCGGCGGCGTGCCTCGGCCCCGCGCTTTCCACCCTGGCGTGCGCGGACGAGCCCGTCCGGCTGGTCATTCCTTTCCCGGCGGGCGGCGTGACGGACGCGGTCGGGCGCAAGGTGGCCGACGGGTTGCGCGAGCTCTGGGGCACGATGGTCCTGGTCGAGAATCGCGGCGGCGGCTCCGGCATCGTGGCCGCCAACGCGGTCAAGGGTGTGCCCGCGGACGGGCGCACGCTCTTCTTCGGGTATGCCGGCACGCACGCGGCCAACGCCAGCCTGTTCAAGAACCTGCCGTACAACCCGGTCGCGGATTTCACGCCGATCGGCATGATCGCGGACACGGCGCTGCTGATCCTGGCGAGCGCTTCCGCCCCCTACAAGGACCTGGCCGGCCTCATCGCCTATGCAAAGGCGAACCCGGGAAAACTGAGCTTTGCCACGACGGGCATTGGCAGCCCCTCGCACCTGGCGCTGGAGTGGCTGAAGGCGCGCGAGGGCCTCTCGATCACGAGCGTGCCCTACACCAGCAGCCTGGCCCAGCTGGTGCCGGACCTGATCTCCGGAAGAACCGATGGCTACTTCGCCGCCCCGCTCGGCGTGACGCAGCACATGAAGACCGGCAAGCTGCGTGCACTCGCGCTCACGGCGGATGCCCGCCTGCCGGGGCTGGAGGAGGTTCCCACCACGGCGGAGGCGGGGCTGCCCGGTTTTCTCTATTCGTCCTGGTTCGGCCTGCTGGCGGCTGGCAAGATCCCCGCGGCGAAGGCGAAGGCGGAGGCGATGAGCAAGGACCTGCAGACGGTGATCCGGTCCGCGGCGTTCCGGCAATGGTGCCAGGAGCGGTTCATGCGGCCTCTGCCCACGACCGGAGCCGAGTTCGCCAGCTTCATGGCCAAGGAGACCGAATTCCTGCGCCAGATCATCGTGACCGCGAAGGTCACGCTCGACTGA
- a CDS encoding class I adenylate-forming enzyme family protein gives MSTANPAEMAQDPSQAEAALRALQGLTVPALIERRAREMPFRIALSACSAAGGRDRLSYAQLARAMRRVGAGLTLRQVGHGDRVAVYLGNNAGREAVLTALGCMAIGAVVVPLNTRSAPDELRHALELVRPVAVVTTAESAERLRSVCAVPLMLVDAHAAGAAASMAWPEPTIRSGPAEHRGTVAAQDAACLLFTSGTTSRPKAVVHTHRSMLHAGLAMGSALGLHQDDLYQGAFPFFTSSCLNLACMSTWVHGSGFVMEGELGNADRLRLIESECTTVYHGVPSVLQFMLDEAERGAYDLARVRRVAYGGAAMPASAIERMARQWPGMEQIHVWGMTESGPAGAWLPPQWLPAKAGLMGQAMPYCELQVCDAAGQPVPRGEIGELCFRGPSLAAGYFEDEPATAQAFRDGWLCSGDLVAEDEDGLLLFIDRKKDVINRGGLKISSAAVESVLLRLPGVAEAAVVAVPHPVLGDDVAACLVLAPGAVLDPQQLAAHCAQHLADYAVPRHWISLAALPKNPMGKILKRELREAVLAGTAATTLLATAPQANDKVNPQETT, from the coding sequence ATGTCTACCGCCAACCCGGCTGAGATGGCACAAGACCCTTCACAGGCCGAGGCCGCGCTGCGTGCGCTGCAGGGCCTCACGGTCCCCGCGCTGATCGAACGCCGCGCGCGGGAGATGCCGTTTCGCATCGCCTTGTCGGCGTGCTCGGCGGCCGGCGGGCGCGACCGGCTGAGCTACGCCCAACTGGCCAGGGCGATGCGCCGCGTGGGCGCCGGCCTGACGCTACGCCAGGTGGGCCATGGCGACAGGGTGGCCGTGTACCTGGGCAACAATGCCGGGCGCGAAGCCGTGCTGACGGCGCTCGGCTGCATGGCGATCGGCGCCGTGGTCGTTCCCCTCAATACCCGCAGCGCGCCCGACGAACTGCGGCATGCGCTGGAACTGGTGCGGCCCGTCGCCGTGGTGACGACGGCGGAATCCGCCGAGCGCCTTCGCAGCGTCTGCGCCGTCCCGCTGATGCTGGTGGACGCGCACGCCGCCGGTGCCGCCGCATCGATGGCGTGGCCCGAGCCAACCATCAGGAGCGGGCCTGCCGAACACCGTGGCACGGTGGCGGCGCAAGATGCGGCCTGCCTGCTCTTCACATCGGGAACCACATCGCGCCCGAAAGCGGTGGTCCACACCCATCGCAGCATGCTGCATGCCGGGCTGGCCATGGGGTCCGCTCTGGGCCTGCATCAGGACGACCTGTACCAGGGCGCTTTTCCGTTCTTCACCAGTTCCTGCCTCAACTTGGCCTGCATGTCCACCTGGGTGCATGGCAGCGGGTTCGTCATGGAGGGAGAGCTTGGCAATGCGGACCGCCTGCGCCTGATCGAGAGCGAGTGCACCACCGTGTACCACGGCGTTCCGTCCGTGCTCCAGTTCATGCTGGACGAGGCAGAGCGCGGCGCCTACGACCTCGCGCGGGTGCGAAGAGTCGCCTATGGCGGCGCGGCGATGCCGGCGTCCGCCATCGAACGGATGGCGCGGCAATGGCCCGGGATGGAGCAGATCCATGTCTGGGGCATGACGGAAAGCGGCCCGGCGGGTGCGTGGCTGCCACCGCAATGGCTACCCGCCAAGGCGGGGCTGATGGGGCAGGCGATGCCGTATTGCGAATTGCAGGTCTGCGACGCCGCCGGACAGCCGGTGCCGCGCGGCGAGATCGGTGAGCTGTGTTTTCGCGGGCCGAGCCTGGCCGCGGGCTACTTCGAGGATGAGCCCGCCACGGCTCAGGCGTTTCGCGATGGCTGGCTGTGCAGCGGCGACCTCGTCGCCGAGGACGAGGACGGGCTGCTGCTGTTCATCGACCGCAAGAAGGACGTGATCAACCGGGGCGGCTTGAAGATCTCGTCTGCGGCCGTGGAGTCGGTGCTGCTGCGGCTGCCGGGCGTTGCCGAGGCGGCCGTGGTCGCGGTGCCACATCCCGTGCTGGGGGACGACGTCGCCGCCTGCCTGGTGCTGGCGCCCGGTGCCGTGCTCGACCCGCAGCAGCTCGCGGCCCACTGCGCGCAGCATCTCGCCGACTATGCAGTGCCGCGCCACTGGATCAGCCTCGCGGCGCTGCCGAAGAACCCGATGGGCAAGATCCTCAAGCGTGAATTGCGAGAGGCGGTGCTTGCCGGCACCGCCGCGACAACCCTTTTGGCTACAGCGCCCCAGGCAAATGACAAGGTGAACCCCCAGGAGACAACATGA
- a CDS encoding glutathione S-transferase family protein — MLELYYGAGTCSFVIHAGLEIIRSLTGTQYTSHRVKVHQGEQRTPQYLAVNPQGQVPVLVADGQPLTQVVAICDYLDRRFPEAQMLPTDPWERAQAMSQLAFMNNTAHPTFAHVFMSHHFGEGEAVQAELKRFNRLRFREHLERIQQWVPAGDPDGWFGGHPVFHDVYALTLLRWGGLAGIDPDSLPRLWAHSRRVAASAPVAATLVDERLELNVYRQPG; from the coding sequence ATGCTGGAGCTTTATTACGGCGCAGGAACCTGTTCGTTCGTCATTCATGCGGGGCTCGAGATCATCCGCTCGCTCACGGGCACGCAATACACCAGCCACCGGGTGAAGGTGCACCAGGGCGAGCAGCGCACGCCGCAGTACCTCGCCGTCAACCCGCAGGGGCAGGTGCCGGTCCTGGTGGCCGACGGCCAGCCGCTGACGCAGGTCGTGGCGATCTGCGACTACCTCGACCGCCGATTCCCCGAGGCGCAGATGCTGCCCACCGATCCGTGGGAGCGCGCTCAGGCGATGTCGCAGCTGGCCTTCATGAACAACACGGCGCATCCGACCTTTGCGCACGTGTTCATGTCGCACCATTTCGGCGAGGGCGAGGCCGTGCAGGCGGAGCTCAAGCGTTTCAACCGGCTGCGCTTTCGCGAGCACCTGGAGCGCATCCAGCAATGGGTGCCGGCCGGTGACCCGGATGGCTGGTTCGGCGGGCACCCGGTGTTTCACGATGTCTACGCGCTCACGCTGCTGCGCTGGGGCGGCCTCGCAGGGATCGATCCCGACTCGCTGCCGCGCCTCTGGGCGCATTCCCGGCGTGTTGCCGCCAGCGCACCGGTGGCGGCGACGCTGGTGGACGAGCGGCTGGAACTCAATGTCTACCGCCAACCCGGCTGA
- a CDS encoding acyclic terpene utilization AtuA family protein: MTTAPPRHNSSAHSVRIGGACAFVGDSILGPRQLVAVPGMQYLVFDYLAEMTLSAFAHARQQDAQLGYATEFVELTLRDILPACARHGIRIVANAGGLNPAGCAQALSKLQKELGTHLKVAYVEGDDCRPLMDGLRATGTPDFYTGAAMPDALDSANIYLGALPIARALAMGADIVVTGRVVDSATTLGVLIHEFGWSPADHDALALGALAGHILECGTQATGGVHTDWRDIPDWENIGYPYIDFRGCGDFTVRKPEGTGGRITWGTVSEQILYEVGDPARYVLPDVTCDFTQVTVAETGPDEVLVRGARGSAPTDTYKLTASYADGYRCVAQVAVFGIDALAKARRNGEALLGRARTMVAAQDLGDFGKAAVSVIGAEDSYGPRASGASLREAVARVAVTHKKREALELFSREARVPGVSFAPGTTSGSALNLNSRPAVEPLYRLYTCLVRKSQVPSPRVVLEGCSEAVAVPGGVAVDAPPQPMPSTDACAPRQGAGGPRVPLVRLAYGRSGDKGNMSNIAIIARHPSYLPLLEAALTPAAVKAWLGHLVEGPVVRYAVPGMHALNFLLDGALDGGGPSSLRIDPMGKGMAQQLLEFEIEVPQGHPLLWSH, translated from the coding sequence ATGACCACAGCCCCCCCACGACACAATTCCTCGGCCCATTCCGTGCGGATCGGCGGCGCCTGCGCCTTCGTGGGCGACAGCATTCTCGGGCCGCGCCAGCTCGTGGCGGTTCCCGGGATGCAGTACCTGGTGTTCGATTACCTGGCCGAGATGACACTGTCCGCGTTTGCCCATGCGCGCCAGCAGGATGCGCAGCTCGGCTACGCGACCGAGTTCGTGGAGCTGACCCTGCGGGATATCCTGCCTGCCTGTGCACGCCACGGCATCAGGATCGTGGCGAACGCGGGCGGCCTGAATCCCGCCGGTTGTGCGCAGGCGCTGTCGAAGCTGCAGAAGGAGCTCGGCACGCACCTCAAGGTCGCCTACGTGGAAGGCGACGACTGCAGGCCCCTGATGGACGGGCTGCGCGCCACCGGCACGCCCGATTTCTATACCGGCGCGGCCATGCCGGATGCGCTCGACAGCGCGAACATCTACCTCGGTGCGCTGCCGATTGCGCGGGCCCTGGCCATGGGCGCGGACATCGTGGTGACGGGCCGCGTGGTGGACAGCGCGACCACGCTGGGTGTGCTCATCCACGAGTTCGGCTGGTCTCCCGCCGACCACGATGCCCTGGCGCTGGGCGCGCTGGCCGGCCACATCCTGGAGTGCGGAACGCAGGCCACCGGCGGCGTGCACACCGACTGGCGCGACATTCCCGATTGGGAAAACATCGGCTATCCCTACATCGACTTCCGCGGCTGCGGCGACTTCACGGTGCGCAAGCCCGAGGGCACCGGCGGCCGCATCACCTGGGGCACGGTGTCGGAGCAGATCCTCTACGAGGTCGGCGACCCGGCGCGGTATGTGCTGCCGGACGTGACCTGCGATTTCACGCAGGTCACCGTCGCCGAAACCGGCCCGGATGAAGTGCTGGTGCGCGGCGCGCGCGGCAGTGCGCCGACCGACACCTACAAGCTCACGGCGAGCTATGCCGACGGCTACCGGTGCGTGGCGCAGGTGGCCGTGTTCGGGATCGATGCGCTGGCCAAGGCGCGGCGCAACGGAGAAGCCTTGCTCGGGCGCGCGCGCACGATGGTGGCCGCGCAGGACCTGGGTGATTTCGGGAAGGCCGCAGTCAGCGTGATCGGCGCCGAGGACAGCTACGGGCCCCGTGCCTCCGGTGCCAGCCTGCGCGAGGCGGTGGCGCGCGTGGCCGTGACGCACAAGAAGCGCGAAGCGCTCGAACTGTTCTCGCGCGAAGCCCGCGTGCCGGGCGTCTCGTTCGCCCCGGGCACCACCAGCGGCAGCGCCCTGAACCTCAATAGCCGGCCGGCCGTCGAGCCGCTGTACCGGCTCTACACCTGCCTCGTGCGCAAGTCGCAGGTGCCTTCGCCGCGCGTCGTGCTGGAAGGGTGCAGCGAGGCCGTGGCAGTGCCGGGCGGCGTGGCGGTGGATGCGCCGCCGCAACCCATGCCTTCCACGGACGCTTGCGCGCCGCGGCAGGGCGCGGGCGGGCCCAGGGTGCCGCTCGTGCGGCTGGCCTACGGCCGCTCGGGCGACAAGGGAAACATGTCGAACATCGCGATCATCGCCAGGCACCCGTCCTACCTCCCCCTGCTGGAGGCCGCGCTCACCCCGGCGGCGGTCAAGGCCTGGCTGGGCCATCTGGTCGAAGGCCCCGTCGTGCGCTACGCCGTGCCCGGCATGCATGCGCTCAATTTCCTGCTCGACGGCGCACTCGACGGCGGCGGGCCTTCCTCGCTGCGCATCGATCCGATGGGCAAGGGGATGGCGCAGCAGCTGCTTGAATTTGAAATCGAGGTCCCGCAAGGGCACCCACTACTTTGGAGCCATTGA
- a CDS encoding LysR family transcriptional regulator, giving the protein MHSRDLQVFMKIAEAGNLHVAAAALGVTQPALTKLVRRLETSLDVRLLERTARGVALTEFGRVLYARSKTLQQVADDTLTEIGDMKSGRSGQLRLGAVPTAVDTAVAPVLKNLLTAHDPIRFFVTVQLSSRLLQDLQAGLLDFAIASIPAQVPDELCFLPLWQQQTHVVSRKGHWLQRRPFTLEDLSQQPWLLPPANIVLRTWVDSMFTSAGLAPPKVFVEADASPAALATLVRTSDVLTAMSIDTLNTPMGSGLAVLAPPAGAWTTHLGLFWRRSAYFSRLMERCRDSLLAAVDQRSGAAKA; this is encoded by the coding sequence ATGCATTCCAGAGATCTCCAGGTGTTCATGAAAATTGCAGAGGCCGGCAACCTGCACGTGGCTGCCGCAGCGCTGGGCGTCACGCAGCCCGCGCTGACCAAGCTGGTCCGCCGGCTGGAAACCTCGCTCGATGTCCGCCTGCTGGAGCGCACCGCGCGCGGGGTGGCGCTCACCGAGTTCGGCCGCGTGCTGTACGCGCGCAGCAAAACGCTGCAGCAGGTGGCCGACGACACCCTGACGGAGATCGGCGACATGAAGTCCGGCCGCTCGGGGCAGTTGCGGCTCGGCGCCGTTCCGACCGCCGTCGACACGGCTGTCGCACCGGTGCTGAAGAACCTGCTGACGGCCCACGACCCCATCCGGTTCTTCGTCACCGTGCAGCTGAGCAGCCGCCTGCTGCAGGACCTTCAGGCCGGCCTTCTGGACTTCGCGATCGCGTCCATTCCGGCGCAGGTGCCCGACGAGCTGTGCTTTCTGCCGCTGTGGCAGCAGCAGACGCATGTCGTCTCCCGCAAGGGCCACTGGCTCCAGCGGCGGCCTTTCACGCTCGAAGACCTGTCACAGCAGCCCTGGCTGCTGCCGCCGGCCAACATCGTCCTGCGCACCTGGGTGGACTCCATGTTCACATCCGCCGGGCTCGCGCCGCCGAAGGTGTTCGTCGAAGCGGACGCCTCGCCCGCGGCGTTGGCCACCCTGGTGCGGACGTCTGACGTGTTGACGGCGATGAGCATCGACACCCTCAACACGCCCATGGGAAGCGGCCTCGCGGTGCTGGCGCCGCCGGCCGGCGCCTGGACGACGCACCTGGGGCTGTTCTGGCGCCGCTCGGCGTATTTCTCCAGGCTGATGGAGCGCTGCCGCGACAGCCTGCTCGCCGCGGTGGACCAGCGCAGCGGCGCGGCGAAAGCCTAG
- a CDS encoding ketopantoate reductase family protein, with protein MKVAVMGAGAVGCYYGGMLARAGHEVVLIARPQHVEAIRRDGLRMETRSFDEPVRLAASSEPEAVQGADLVLFCVKSTDTESAGAQIRPLLSADALVLCLQNGVDNADRLRAVLPGTAVAAAVVYVATEMAGPGHVRHHGRGELVIEPAGHGNNSSQAVAQAFIAAGVPTELSDNVRGALWAKLILNCAYNAVSAIAQLPYGQTVQGVGIQDVMRDVVAECLAVAKAEGVQVQGDAHAAVEKLAASMPSQYSSTAQDLARGKRSEIDYLNGLIVKRGEALGVATPANRVLWALVKLLEGKAR; from the coding sequence ATGAAAGTCGCCGTCATGGGCGCCGGCGCCGTGGGCTGCTACTACGGCGGCATGCTGGCGCGCGCCGGGCATGAGGTGGTGCTGATCGCGCGGCCCCAGCATGTGGAGGCGATCCGGCGCGACGGCCTGCGCATGGAGACCCGCAGCTTCGACGAGCCGGTGCGCCTGGCCGCCAGCAGCGAGCCCGAGGCCGTGCAGGGCGCCGATCTGGTGCTGTTCTGCGTCAAGTCCACCGACACCGAATCCGCCGGCGCCCAGATCCGGCCGCTGCTATCGGCCGACGCGCTGGTGCTGTGCCTGCAGAACGGCGTGGACAACGCCGACCGCCTGCGCGCGGTGCTGCCCGGCACCGCGGTGGCCGCCGCCGTGGTCTATGTGGCCACCGAGATGGCCGGCCCCGGCCACGTCCGGCACCATGGCCGCGGCGAGCTGGTGATCGAGCCCGCCGGCCATGGCAACAACAGCAGCCAGGCCGTGGCCCAGGCCTTCATTGCCGCCGGCGTGCCCACCGAGCTGTCCGACAACGTGCGCGGCGCGCTGTGGGCCAAGCTGATCCTCAACTGCGCCTACAACGCGGTCTCGGCCATTGCCCAGCTGCCCTACGGCCAGACCGTGCAGGGCGTGGGCATTCAGGACGTGATGCGCGACGTGGTGGCCGAATGCCTGGCCGTGGCGAAGGCTGAGGGCGTGCAGGTGCAGGGCGATGCGCACGCGGCGGTGGAAAAGCTTGCCGCCAGCATGCCCAGCCAGTATTCATCCACTGCGCAGGACCTGGCGCGCGGCAAGCGCAGCGAGATCGACTACCTCAACGGCCTGATCGTGAAGCGCGGCGAGGCGCTGGGCGTGGCCACGCCGGCGAACCGCGTGCTGTGGGCGCTGGTGAAGCTGCTGGAGGGGAAGGCGCGCTAG
- a CDS encoding YebC/PmpR family DNA-binding transcriptional regulator, translating to MGAQWKAKGKAQAADARGRLFGRLAKDIMVAARNGADPASNSRLRLVVEQARKVSMPKDTLERAIKKGAGLTGEAVHFEHVMYEGFAPHRVPVMVECLTDNVNRTAPEMRVLFRKGQLGTSGSVSWDFDHVGLIEAEPAAAGADPELAAIEAGAQDFEPGEEDGTTLFLTDPTDLDLVSRALPAQGFTVLSAKLGYRPKNPVSAASLDAMALEEVQAFLAAIDANDDVQNVFVGLVD from the coding sequence ATGGGCGCGCAGTGGAAAGCAAAAGGCAAGGCACAGGCCGCGGATGCCCGGGGCCGGCTGTTCGGGCGGCTGGCCAAGGACATCATGGTGGCGGCGCGCAACGGCGCCGACCCGGCCTCGAATTCGCGCCTGCGGCTGGTGGTGGAGCAGGCACGCAAGGTGTCCATGCCCAAGGACACGCTGGAGCGGGCCATCAAGAAAGGCGCCGGGCTCACGGGCGAGGCGGTGCATTTCGAGCATGTGATGTACGAAGGCTTCGCGCCGCACCGCGTGCCGGTGATGGTCGAGTGCCTGACCGACAACGTGAACCGCACCGCACCCGAGATGCGCGTGCTGTTCCGCAAGGGCCAGCTCGGCACCTCGGGCTCGGTGTCCTGGGATTTCGACCACGTGGGCCTGATCGAGGCCGAACCCGCGGCGGCCGGTGCCGACCCCGAGCTGGCCGCGATTGAAGCCGGCGCCCAGGACTTCGAGCCGGGCGAGGAAGACGGCACCACCCTGTTCCTGACCGACCCGACCGATCTCGACCTCGTGAGCCGCGCACTGCCGGCCCAGGGCTTCACGGTGCTGTCGGCCAAGCTGGGCTACCGGCCCAAGAACCCGGTCAGCGCCGCCAGCCTGGATGCCATGGCACTGGAGGAGGTGCAGGCCTTCCTGGCGGCCATCGACGCGAACGACGACGTGCAGAACGTGTTCGTGGGCCTGGTGGACTGA